A window of Oryza glaberrima chromosome 2, OglaRS2, whole genome shotgun sequence genomic DNA:
atatgacgttggttagttcattttttaacTAACCAGCGTcatatatttagggatggacGTAGTACCTTTTATTTTCTGCTGGTTGATGGAAATGACAAAATAAAAGGATTATCATACGTGAATGTGAAAGAAAAGGGATTCTCATATGTATACGTGAACAATTGAAACATCTAACAAAACCCGTGCGGCAACATGTTGGTGTTTTTTACCTGTAGTCTGACATACTGTATTCTTTTGCCCCTTCTTTAGGTCTTATGATCACGTATGTTGCCTTGAACCTTATGGATGGTCATGGTCAACCAGCTCTTCTTTACATTGTGCCTTTTACGCTTGGTAAGTAAAGCCTTCCTTGTGCCTGGTGAGAAGGTTCATAGCTTCAGGGGTTTAGTGCTCTCATTTTAACACGGCACCATGCTACTGCAGGCACCTTCATAGCGCTCGGCAGGAAACGGGGTGAACTCAGGAACCTCTGGACAAGAGGACAGCCTGAGAGAGTCTGCACGCACATGCACATGCAACCTTCACCGAAGGACACCAATTGTGATGCTGTAAGCTCGTAAGAAAGCTTATCAGCATGGCCTTGGAGTTGGAGAGGCTCACTGATACGTCTGATGTAAATTATATTTGCTCACGGTATTGTAACATAATATGTTCTCTGGAGGCAGAATCGCGACTCCACTGACTTGTAGTAACGTAGTACTACGTAGAAGTATTTGTAACTAGGGCGCTAGGCTTCAATGCTGTTGTCCTAGTATGGAACTACGGATCCATGTTGTCATCACTAGCAGGCATCAATCTTTTGTATAGTAACCGGTTATATAGTTTTGTGGCCACATAAGAAATGAAGGAATTTTTAAGTGATTTTAGTTCCATGGTCCTAACAATCCATGAACATGTCCATCTGATCCATGGCGAatggactcttttttttatatacagaTTCTGTAATTCTCAAACTGTCATGTTTCTTCCTGACAACATAATTGTGTCGAATCCCAGATAGGAGTGTCACAGCTATGGAAAGGACCATGAAGGTATAAACCAGCTtctccagttttttttcttttccctggATCGATTCTACTCCATcggtcccaaaaaaaaaaaaaaaagtcaaaccttaggtttccatgtccaacgtttgaccgtccgtcttatttgaaaaaaatataaaaaaaattaaaaagataagtcacttataaaatattaatcatgttttatcatctaacaacaatgaaaatactaattataaaaaaaaatcatataagacggacagtcaaacgttggatatagaaacccagggtttgtctttttttttttatttggacgGAAAGAGTATGTCTGATCATGTGGACGCGTGGCAAGAGCCTAGTAGCTTTGTCGGTGCAGGAGATATGCACTACACGACACACAGGGGAGGGAATCATCATAGATGAACAGTTGTTGTTCAGCAAACGGCAAATACAGAAATACTGTGATGTCCtgaccatttatttttctaCCAAAGACAAAACCACTCCATATCACTACGTCACTGATGTATATATGCAAATGGAAGTAGCATCGTTTTTCTAACCAAGGGCATGCACCTTTATGAATTGATTTTTTGTATGCAGCTGCACAGGTGATGTGAGGCCGGAGACCGGAgtggaggggaggtggtggtgcggcTAGTGGTGTGTGGCCAGCGATGAAGCAACGGCTGCCGTGCCCGTCTCTGTCCAGGTCCGACCGCCCAAGCTCCCCTTTTCTCTTGTGCAGTACAGTTTCGCCTTGTTGTTTCTCGTGTGTTTTTCCTTCCGTTTGCTGCTCTCgtagaagtagtagtagtagacctTGTTCGTGAGTGGTTGCGGCTTCTGTTGTGTTTGGTCGCCTTTGTTCGCTAGTGCATCTGGATTCCATTATCATGATCATGATGTCCATGCAGATTGATTTGGTGACTGACTGACTGAATGAATGAACAGCTGCAGCTATagctgagggtgtgtttagttcacgctaaaattagaagtttggttaaaattggaacgatacgacgaaaaagttgaaagtttgtgtatgtaggaaagttttgatgtgatagaaaagttgaaagtttaaagaaaaagtttggaggTGAATAAACGAGTGAgctctccttttccttttgacCCACTCTGCTAGCTGCCCTTCTTCCCCTAGTGGCCATTTTCCCCCATACTAGCCGACTTTGCTACTACTTGATAGTCTTATCACTGAGAGGAATGGACGCACATTATTATATGCTAGATTGTTGAATCGAGAGGGGATTACTGTTGCAAGTGAGACAGTACCTAGCACATAATATGAAGGTAtatattcattcttcttgggtCGAGTTGTTAGCAATGCTGAATTATCAATGTTTGCCAACTGCTAGCAATTAGGAAGAATGGCTAGTTTGTGGCTATGATTGATCGATCATCAAGCTAAAGATAATGCTATGCAAGTCGAGACAGCTCGATGAGCTCACACAAAGGATAATCTTCCAAACTGACCACTCTGTCcgtggccttgtttggatcctccgggctattaaatagccctctgAAATTTTGCTATTTAGgattattaaacatagattaccgacaaaaccgaTTCTATAACCTCTAGGCtattttgtgagacgaatctaatgatgtatattaatccatgattagcagctgattactgtagcattattgtagcaaatcatggattaatatgcctcgttagatttgtctcgcaaaatagcctaggagttatggaatgagttttgtcagtaatttacgtttaatactcttaaATAATTAAGATTCCGGAgagctatttaatagcccggaggatccaaacagggcccgTGTCACCTAAACAAAAATGGCTTTAATTTCCAGAACCTGCACCGTAGCAAACGAACCCATACTACTAATCTATCTTATCATCTTGTGAATTATTTATCTCTCGCTGACAACAACCGATGAAccatcaaattcaaatattcaGAGCTTAGTAACAGTAGCGCTTCCTGTCATCCACAGATTAATCAAGGTAAAACAAAAACCCCTACCATCATCGTTGTCGTCCACTAATTACTAAATTGCCGACTGCTAAAACAAaatgaataattaattaattaattagtaaagaggaagagaaagagaaggccaTTGGTGCAGACGTAGTAGTGGAGCAGGAGCTATAAAAAGAAGCAGGAAGCCACTCGCTCTCCTCACAGCCACagctcgccatcgtcgtcgtcgtcgtcgtcgtctccggctcCGGCAAGAGAGCTAGTAGTGAGTagtaggaagaagaagaggcaaATTAATAGTAatggaggggaaggaggaggatgtGAGGCTGGGGGCGAACAGGTACACGGAGAGGCAGCCGATCGGGACGGCGGCGCAGGGGGCGGAGGAGAAGGACTACcgggagccgccggcggcgccggtgttCGAGGCGGAGGAGCTGACGTCGTGGTCGTTCTACCGGGCGGGGATCGCGGAGTTCGTGGCGACGTTCCTGTTCCTGTACATCAGCATCCTGACGGTGATGGGGGTGAACAAGTCGGCGTCCAAGTGCGCCACCGTGGGGATCCAGGGCATCGCGTGGTCGTTCGGCGGCATGATCTTCGCGCTCGTCTACTGCACCGCCGGCATCTCCGGCGGGCACATCAACCCGGCGGTGACGTTCGGGCTGTTCCTGGCGCGGAAGCTGTCGCTGACGCGGGCGGTGTTCTACATGGCGATGCAGTGCCTGGGCGCCAtctgcggcgccggcgtggtgaAGGGGTTCCAGCGGGGGCTGTACatgggctccggcggcggcgccaacgcCGTGAACCCGGGGTACACCAAGGGGGACGGGCTCGGGGCGGAGATCGTGGGCACCTTCGTCCTCGTCTACACCGTCTTCTCCGCCACCGACGCCAAGCGCAACGCCAGGGACTCCCACGTCCCCATCCTGGCGCCGCTCCCCATCGGCTTCGCCGTCTTCCTCGTCCACCTCGCCACCATCCCCATCACCGGCACCGGCATCAACCCCGCCCGCAgcctcggcgccgccatcgtctATAACCGCGCCCACGCATGGCACGACCACGTATGCAGCCAACCATTATTTAATGCTTTCTCAACTACTtagctactccatccatccaataaaaaatcaatcagaatgtgacatattctattattatgaatctgaatatacatatactatctaaatttatcatactaaattcgttttttatgggatatgAGGGAGTAGTTGCTAATAATCGCACGTTAATTTAGTTCATTGACTAGTGCTAATTGATGGATGGATTTGTGCAGTGGATTTTCTGGGTTGGTCCGTTCATCGGAGCGGCACTGGCGGCCATCTACCACGTGGTGGTGATCAGAGCAATCCCCTTCAAGAGCCGGGACTAATTAATTACCATGCATCATCATCTTAATTAAGCGATAATTACTCTGAAATAATCAACCGAGTTGATGCTACAAGATGATGGAGGATCAAGTCTCTACAGTACTACGTGTGTTATTACCGTCTGGTGATCGATGAAGCTAGCCGCTGCATAATTATAAGCGCGTTTATATATATCTGATGTTGCTGTAATTATATCTATGTGTACGTAGTATGTTTGGTGTGAGAAATGGTACTTGTGTGTGCGGAGGCATGCATGTTCTTGGTTGCACGCCTTCAGCTATATATAGCTTTGCATCAATTCCATCTCCAAATGTGAATTTTACTAGTTACTATTTTTACCTCCTCTCATCCCCTCTTATGTTATGTGTGATCAAGTATTTGATCCCCTCTCGTTAAGTAAATGTTAAGCATGCGTATTTGTAAACTTGTTAGTGCTATACTGATATGCTATCGGCCCTATCGGCGCCATTATTGCCGGGTCTTCAAATGCCACGGTGTATGAGAAGACTTACGaattgtgcaaaaaaaaaaaaaatcttgctgaCAGCCATAATCATACATACATACTAGCTATGAGCCTATGAATTATAGCGGACCATGCATCATATTTTACTTGAACAAGTAAAAACTAAAAGCATAAGAAAAAAGTAAACAATTCTTTAAATTCCTCAGTTCAATGTATGAAAATTACTTGTGGTTAGAGCTATTAATTATAGCGGACCATGCACCACATTTTACCTGAGCAAGTATGAACAGAAGCAAATCTAAACAAGCAGTAATGAACTGTACACTGACAGACAAGTTAACATACATCCTCAGCTAGGTTACAAGCAGCTTTCTGCTATTAGAATTTACAACATCCACATGACttaaaggtgtgtttagttcacgctaaaattggaagttttatTGAAATtcaaacgatgtgacggaaaagttgaaagattgtgtgtagaaaaattttgatgtgatggaaaagttgaaagtttttaaaaaaaagttgggaactaaaccaagccttAGAAAAAAGTATCTTTCCTGACAGTAACATACCAATATACAGCTATGAATTATTGCGAACCATGCATCACAGTTTACCTGAACGAGTAAATACGCTTTACTTGGAAGTCCAGTTTTAGACCTAAAACCAGCGTATAATAATATAGGCATGTAAGTAATTTTAATAGCTCCATAAAATATGTTTAGATCGATGGGCTGTTTTCCGGATTAAAATTCAGCCCTGTAAGCccattaaacaaaaaaaaagtccttCACAGCCCACGATAAAAAATCCGACAAGATTAAGTCGAGCTCGTCCCCGCAGCTGCACCAGTGTTTAATTATTCGGTTTAGCCGATTGTATTAGAGGTCATCGATATACCGAAATTTCCAAAAGTTTAAACAAATGTTggtaaattttaaataaaatattactaaattcacaaaaaattaaaaaaataaaatttcaaccaaaataatattatattggGGGatccgaaatgaccgaaatttctaACCCTGAGCTGCACTCCCTTGCCAATTCCGCCTCACCGCATATATACCCTTCACCCTACTCTTGAGTCTTAATGAGACAAGTGTGGACTGTGGAGAGTGGAGTGTTATGCCACTTCCGTTGAAATGGATATCATCACTTAACTTCCAAGTCTAGTAACTTTATCATCGCTTCACACACTAGAactctccctttttttctttctttcctccaACAGCTGCGGATCTATAAGGTCCGACAACCTGGATCCAGCATCTGCAAGTCTCTACCGGGTCAACCCCTACCTTTCGAGTCCCCACGTTGCTGGCCTCAATGACGACTATAACTACAATGTGCGCGGCGACGGGGTAGAAGAGGAGACAAGTCGGTGGCTAGTAGGTGCGGCTGCACATgcggagatggagaggaggaacGGCGATGGCTCGTGGAGAAGGAGCGGTGCCGGTGGTGcgtggaggagaggaaaggtAGACAATGGGTGCTGTCAGTGGAACAAGTTTGTTTTCGCCACCCATCCCAATTGAGTTATCTACCTTTTTTTTCAAGCACTATTTACATATGGAATACTAGTCATTGCAAATAATGGATGGCTGGTTTTAATTGAAAAGTTTGAGACAACAAGGTTATTTAAAGTGACAATTGGTTGATTAAAGCTGGATTAATTTACTTTAATTGTGTTCGGTAGCTGAGAGAAAGATTTCTCTTGTTTTTCACGCGCATACTTCTCGAACTATTAAACAGTGTGTTCTTTTACAAAATCtttttataggaaagttgcttttaaaaattatattaatctaatttttaaatttaaaatagttaatactcaattaatcatgtattgATGATTCAGCTCGGTTTACTTATTGACCCATCTTCTCTTTCCCTTCTCTCATAAACTTACGGAATCATTGCGTCGAGTATCTTTGCCCCTTCCCACCAGCGCCAAGAAAAACTCCAGTCTCGTCTCCGCTCCTTGCACCTGCGGCCAGCGCTGATCTCCATCCATCTCGCGAGCATAGCGGAGCCGGAGCGGAGCAGGGGAGGGGCGCCTTCGTCCTGCtgcatcctggtgagcatccacattctcttcccttttcttcttcttcttttttttttaacgaacctCCACATTTCTCTTTCTCATTCATCCGTGTCTTCCTCCCACTTAATTTTGTCTCGATTTTGCttgcttctcttctagatctggaacgAGCCTTttctcttaatttcagagccttagCCTCTCTTAATACAAGTAAAAGTTTGGGGTTCAATTGAACCCCCAtttcccaagttggatccgcccctgaatTCTTCGGGTTTTCGCCTGCTCTCGGTTGCAGGGTTTTGTGCTAGCTTGATTCGGATTCCTGGTGCTCGATTGGGATGGATTCGATTTTGATCGGGTTGTCTGTTTCCATCATTAGTCCTGCAATTTCAATTCGAAGTTACATCTTTCTATAAATCTGCGAGTGTTAAACCCGTGATTAAATATCCCTTCTTGTGCTGATTTTTAAATAATTCGAGCTCGGATTGCGCTTACAAAAACAGTCTTGTGCATTTTGAATTCGCTTCTTCTttctcaaattcaaaattacagTACAATTTGCAGCAAGAGTGCACATATCCTTAATTGCATGTACTAGGATCCTGTGTCTATAGCAAAATACACTGTTACAGCTGCGATCCTCAGTCAACAGAAGTTCATATCCAGACTTTGATTGCATTTTGGAATTCTGGCTTTGCATGCAATTTTTCTTCTCATATAGCATTCCCAATTCATCCTCCATTTAATTAAGATCTTGAAGCTAGACGATCTGTAAACTGACTGATTAGATCGGGTTTCTGCGTTGTACCGTGAAATTTATACTGTGTTTTACAGTAAATTCGAATCTATACTTAAAATTATTGCATTAGAATTGGGCACATCAGGGTATCAGTTGGGAGAAAATGCATCACGAGACTGTACTGTAGCAAAATTATTCTAACCGACCTGTTCATTACTGTAGTCTGCAATCTCCGTAACTCCCACTTTAAATGCGAATTTACTGAAAGTATGAACACAGGAGAGTTACCTGCCCCAACTATAAATTCTTGGTTTACTCCACATAATTTTACATCTAGTACACAGAATTAATGCAAATCACCTAGCCACCTGCTAAATTTCATAACCAAAATTGATCTATTTGATCAAAGATACACAATTTCATTTCTGATTTACTACCTGGCCACCTGCACTGCTTTTGTACATATTCCTTAGACGCACCACTTTGACGAGTGTTACTCCAGCAAGTAACGAGCAATTCTTGTAGCCAGCTAGCTGGTAGTGGGTCCTGGTAAGTGTCTCTGCCGATTCATCACCATAATGGTTAGTGGTTGGGAGTCACTAATGCTCTTCAATCTGTTTGCAATCACATCAGATGAGAGATTTAGTCCGATCCGGATCGAGTTGCATGGAGGTGTCACATCATCTTGATCGCTTTCAGGCTTCATTGcgccccgcccccccccccccccccccccccccaatggAAATTAATCTATGCAAAATATGAATTTCCTGTGTAACTTAGGACTCAAGACTcgattttgaatttcaaattccCTCTATGCGtggtcaaattttaatttttaatgttGAGCTAGTTTCAGAAATTCTGCTATGCCTAATAATAGTtggtatttttcttttatttaggaCTAGCACTGTTTTAGCAAAGTTCACCAATCCTGCAGATCTCACATGCAGCTTTCTTGGTTCTTGCACCATGCAATAAATCTTGAACATCATGCTAATTTTGGAAATTATTCTGGCACTGGGTTGATAGAGCTATTTATTGTTTGCTGTTGAGAGTCAATCATAGAACACTTCACAGTATTGAGTTTGTTTGTGTACTGATTGAATTTGATGCAAAACCTTGAACCAGGGAGAGATCAGGGCAGAGAATCAGCATGATGATGGAGACTGAACTATGCTCTTCCCGGGTTCTGTCTCTGCCTCGGTACGATAGTGGAGATGAGGAGCTCTCAGTGCTTCCTCGGCACACAAAGGTCATCGTCACTGGGAACAACCGAACAAAATCTGTCTTGGTCGGTCTACAAGGTGTTGTCAAGAAGGCTGTTGGTCTAGGAGGTTGGCACTGGCTGGTGAGTCTCCCACTGAATTTTTTAGTATCCCACTTAAACTTTActttattgtgtttttttttatcttgaaaTGTTTGTTTCACAAGTGAACGATATagtactgattttttttgttttagaaaGTAGCTAGGCAAGTAATTCTCTACATGTTTATAAAATATCATCTGTGTTAATAATACCGTCATAATCTATAACCACCATTGTTTGAGATTATATGTTTTCTTTAAGTGTTTATGAGCTTAGGAGTTGAACTATTAAATGCAAATATAATGGAAAACAATACCAAGACCTGAGATATTCATGAAAATGCAGGTTCTAAAGAATGGTGTAGAGGTGAAGCTGCAGAGGAATGCTTTGAGTGTCTTGGAACCTCCAACTGGTAACGAAGACGACGATGATATTGACGGCAACAATTCATTCTGTAGCAGTTCCGACATGGGAGACAAAGACATGGACTATTGTAAGACCATCCTGTGATAATTGCAATATAGCCAATTGCTTTAAACTAACAATTAACAGTGTAATCAACTAACAATTTTCTTCTGCTTTTGCAAGTAGCGATCATAGAATACCATAAACCAACAAAGCCAAGAGTTCGGCATACAAGGCCCTGGTCATCCtgtacaaaatccagcaaccgAGGCAATTTTCACCCCAGTTCAATATTGCAAACGGTAATTACTAATCGAGATATCAGGCCGTGTACAATCCAAAATTAAAGCCAGTGTGACCCTTGGATCACGTGGCTTGGTCCATGGTTAGGTAGGATCTATTGTTGTCATAGGCCCTTCTGCTGTTTTAGCCAATGCATCTTGCTTATTATGAACAGGGCGAAATAACTTTCATTGATCATTCATTCAGTTTGCTGGGAAAGCTGCTAGGATTTTGATCTGTCTTTTGCACATCTCATACCATTTCCTTTTTCTGAGCAAAGCATGTTTCTTACCTTTTGTTTGCAGAGAGTAAACCTGACAAGACTCGGAACTCCTACCCTGTGGAGATACTGGAAGCACTTCAATCTTGTAAGCAGCCTGGATCCAACAAACCTTACATTTCATTTCCATGGTCTAATGCTGAAAAACTATGCACAGGTAAGCATGAACCCCGATCCATCAAAGGAACAGCTCTTCCATGGGGTCCAGCAGCATTTTCAGTCTCAGGTAGCAGCTGAAAACCTATTACACACCACCTATACCTTTTAGATAGGCAGTTTGTATTGTAGTATAACCTGTGATCAGTTTGTAGTCTTAACCTCTGGCTCTAATCTCCTCCAAATGCTAAATAAAAAGCAGCAGCAATTGGATGAGTTGCAGGTGATTCTGGTCTTCATCCAGGCAGCAAAGAGGCTCAAGACCCTGTACCACTCCTAGCCTGTAACATCTCGGTGTGTAGATCTCAACAAATTAGATTAAATGTCTCTATGTATGTGGTTAAATTAATCTTAGCCTTGAGAGAGCTGAACAGAAAGGAGATAGTATAAGAGGTGCATTCGATCAGTAAGtaattcttttttacttttaccTGTAAAGAGTTTATGTAACCCCAGTCACAGTGTCAGCAACTACTGACCTATCACCATCAtctaaatactactccctccgtcctctaATATAAGTTTCGATATTTtatttgcattgtttgaccattcatcttattaaaaaaaattagaattattattattattgacttactttattatccaaagtattttaaatacaacttttcgttttttatatttgcataatttttttaataagacgagtaatCAAACAGTACAGGTAAAATgttaaaatctattatattatgggacaaagAGAGTaatagtactactccctccgtcccacaatatagacatttttagctatgaatctggacaactatGTGTTTGGATTCATAACACAAAAAtagctatatattttaggatgaaggtaGTTGTACAGTGTGAAGCTATGATGAATTTGGATGTCAACTCATCCATGCATGTTTTCCCCCTAATCCTCAACTTATCCCGTCTCTAAGATCTCTGGTTGGTGGTGGTAAGAGCAATGCAtcctttgttcttttctttccttttttttttcttttgcatgaaAAGGAGGCACGAGGATGCAGGCTATGACCCACCCGTGGTCTATGGTTCTCACTGGCAGGGGAATACTGCAGGATAGATGGTGGGACCGGACGCACGGGACCACGTGACTAGGGGTGAAATCGGGTCGGGTTGGATTGGATCTCATCCTTTCTATATTCTAAcccatattttcttttaaattcggAGTTGGATTTTAATAGTGCCGGGTAACATATCACTCATCCCGTATCATGTCCATATTATTTCCTTCGAATCGGATTCAGGAACGGATATTTATTTGTATCTCTAATTCATagatattaaatataataagataattaaagtactactccctccgtttcatattataagactttctattatccacattcatatagaattatataaatgtggataatgctaaaaagtcttataatattaaacggaggaagtaaaagatatacattaagaaaaaaaatacaatattaCACGTGAGCATGTAAATAAGTGATTAACCAATATTTTATCATGTTTTTAGGTggatttataataaattttcatatgtattttttaatacGGGACATATGGGCGGATACGTATCTTCCCGtatcctaacccatatttttCCAACAAATTCGGATTTAAACTCG
This region includes:
- the LOC127762739 gene encoding aquaporin PIP 1-3, producing the protein MEGKEEDVRLGANRYTERQPIGTAAQGAEEKDYREPPAAPVFEAEELTSWSFYRAGIAEFVATFLFLYISILTVMGVNKSASKCATVGIQGIAWSFGGMIFALVYCTAGISGGHINPAVTFGLFLARKLSLTRAVFYMAMQCLGAICGAGVVKGFQRGLYMGSGGGANAVNPGYTKGDGLGAEIVGTFVLVYTVFSATDAKRNARDSHVPILAPLPIGFAVFLVHLATIPITGTGINPARSLGAAIVYNRAHAWHDHWIFWVGPFIGAALAAIYHVVVIRAIPFKSRD
- the LOC127762740 gene encoding uncharacterized protein LOC127762740 isoform X3; the protein is MMMETELCSSRVLSLPRYDSGDEELSVLPRHTKVIVTGNNRTKSVLVGLQGVVKKAVGLGGWHWLVLKNGVEVKLQRNALSVLEPPTGNEDDDDIDGNNSFCSSSDMGDKDMDYLAIIEYHKPTKPRVRHTRPWSSCTKSSNRGNFHPSSILQTRVNLTRLGTPTLWRYWKHFNLVSSLDPTNLTFHFHGLMLKNYAQVSMNPDPSKEQLFHGVQQHFQSQQQLDELQVILVFIQAAKRLKTLYHS
- the LOC127762740 gene encoding uncharacterized protein LOC127762740 isoform X2, with the translated sequence MMMETELCSSRVLSLPRYDSGDEELSVLPRHTKVIVTGNNRTKSVLVGLQGVVKKAVGLGGWHWLVLKNGVEVKLQRNALSVLEPPTGNEDDDDIDGNNSFCSSSDMGDKDMDYSIIEYHKPTKPRVRHTRPWSSCTKSSNRGNFHPSSILQTRVNLTRLGTPTLWRYWKHFNLVSSLDPTNLTFHFHGLMLKNYAQVSMNPDPSKEQLFHGVQQHFQSQQQQLDELQVILVFIQAAKRLKTLYHS
- the LOC127762740 gene encoding uncharacterized protein LOC127762740 isoform X1, with amino-acid sequence MMMETELCSSRVLSLPRYDSGDEELSVLPRHTKVIVTGNNRTKSVLVGLQGVVKKAVGLGGWHWLVLKNGVEVKLQRNALSVLEPPTGNEDDDDIDGNNSFCSSSDMGDKDMDYLAIIEYHKPTKPRVRHTRPWSSCTKSSNRGNFHPSSILQTRVNLTRLGTPTLWRYWKHFNLVSSLDPTNLTFHFHGLMLKNYAQVSMNPDPSKEQLFHGVQQHFQSQQQQLDELQVILVFIQAAKRLKTLYHS
- the LOC127762740 gene encoding uncharacterized protein LOC127762740 isoform X6, translating into MMMETELCSSRVLSLPRYDSGDEELSVLPRHTKVIVTGNNRTKSVLVGLQGVVKKAVGLGGWHWLVLKNGVEVKLQRNALSVLEPPTGNEDDDDIDGNNSFCSSSDMGDKDMDYLAIIEYHKPTKPRVRHTRPWSSCTKSSNRGNFHPSSILQTRVNLTRLGTPTLWRYWKHFNLVSMNPDPSKEQLFHGVQQHFQSQQQLDELQVILVFIQAAKRLKTLYHS
- the LOC127762740 gene encoding uncharacterized protein LOC127762740 isoform X4; translation: MMMETELCSSRVLSLPRYDSGDEELSVLPRHTKVIVTGNNRTKSVLVGLQGVVKKAVGLGGWHWLVLKNGVEVKLQRNALSVLEPPTGNEDDDDIDGNNSFCSSSDMGDKDMDYLAIIEYHKPTKPRVRHTRPWSSCTKSSNRGNFHPSSILQTRVNLTRLGTPTLWRYWKHFNLVSMNPDPSKEQLFHGVQQHFQSQQQQLDELQVILVFIQAAKRLKTLYHS
- the LOC127762740 gene encoding uncharacterized protein LOC127762740 isoform X5; this translates as MMMETELCSSRVLSLPRYDSGDEELSVLPRHTKVIVTGNNRTKSVLVGLQGVVKKAVGLGGWHWLVLKNGVEVKLQRNALSVLEPPTGNEDDDDIDGNNSFCSSSDMGDKDMDYSIIEYHKPTKPRVRHTRPWSSCTKSSNRGNFHPSSILQTRVNLTRLGTPTLWRYWKHFNLVSMNPDPSKEQLFHGVQQHFQSQQQQLDELQVILVFIQAAKRLKTLYHS